AACGGGGAGAAGAAAACATGCCTGGATGTGGAGACTTCCGAGGGGCCGACAAGGCTGAAATCTGAACCGACTCGATTCACATAcacaacataaaataaaaagtagtaaCTTCTTTTGAATCCAATGTGACTTTTGTTAGATATGGCAAATTTGGCCTTCAACTGACTTGCGTTTGCAACGTCTCGAGCTCTGCAGTCAAGTCATCCAAAGGCTTTTCCAAgttgtctgtctgtgactcttCCAGCTGCTTGATCCGTTCTTTCAGAACACCTTTCTTCCCGAGTTCCGTCCTGAGCTCCTCCTGAAGCTCGATCATCTGTTTTGACGCATGGAACGAGCAATGAGGCTCTGGCCTTGGACACACCCAAAAAGATATTGAGATGGCAAAAGCTGACCATATCGATATTTTCTTGCAGATCCACCTGGAGCTGGTCTCGCTCCGCTCTGAGAGTCGCCACAACGGATTCTAGCTCCTCCAACTGTTGAGAAGAACTCTGCACATGAGACAAGAAGGTTTTGAAGCACCTGCCTTTGCGGGCCACCAAATAATCCATTTAAAAGTGTATTGAAGTTTGGTTCATAAACAAACCGGTTTCTCTGGGTTGTTGGCTTCAAATGTGGGAGCCTGAAGAGACTGGAGTTCCTCCACTTGAGCTCTCAGGACACCCTCAGCTTCTTGAGATGCCGCAAGCTCCTTTTTCAGGTCGGTCACTGTTCTCTCAAGTTCCACGCTCTCCATCACATCTGCGTACGGAAAACATTGCCATCAACCTGAAAATCCGCCGCTGTCGGGATTAGTAGGGCCCATCTTGTAAAGACCTACTTCTGGGGACTTTGCCATCAAGCAGACCGGCTAGCTTCATGTTCTCGTTAAACACGACGTTGAGCTCTTTCTGGAGATCCGCCTGCATCTTCTTGAACTGTGATTTTTCGGCCTCAAGTTGAAGACGCAGGCTGTTGACTTCAGCTTCCATCTTTGCGTGGCTGTCAGTCAGGGTCGTCTGAAGAGAAGAGGAGGACGACAGGTAGAGTGGGCTCACCAACAACAATCTAGTTCCAGGGGGATTGGTGCTGAGGAATTCAAGTTCAACCTCCTTTGCCTATTTTTCTTACCTTCAACTCTTGCAAGGCAATGTTTTCGCTGCGCAGAACTGCCCATTCTTTCTTTGTCTCTCTGCCGAGGGCCTCCGAGTCATCGAGAGAAAGCTGAAGCTTTGTCACTTCTTTGGACAAATCTTTACCACACTAAAAGAAGGAAACAAAACATCCCTTTGTAGATGTGTAAAGGTGAgctactagaaaaaaaaaaagaaatccagatAAAATTACTGCTTGCagttaaatacatatatatatttttataaaatgTGAACTATGACTAGATATAAGTACTCCATACCATATTCTGAAGATCATCAGCaattttggttttcttcctCAGCTCTTCAGAGACGCTCTCCAAatttgtcttttaaaaaaagaaaacaaaaacatttgattttatttatgcGCTGCCGGGACTTAAAAGTGTATAGcaataaaataactttttttttttaaatcaaattgaaCAGTTGAAATTACTTTGCATACATTTTAGTCctatttagctgggaaaaaaaaaaaaaagcctcctcACCTGAAGTTCCAAGTACTGAAGTTCTCGGGATTCCATAGCTTCCTTCAATGAGCAAATTGTATTTTCCAACTCGCACTGCGAGATCACAAACAATGGCCAAATGTCAACATATATTTACAaagcaatccatccatccatccatccatccatccatccatccatccatccatccatccatccacacagGTATTGACAGGGCAGCcaattgctttatttatttttatacctCCTGTTCTTTTCTCATCTTCTCCTCAAGAGACATGAATTCCTGCAATTCCACTTTTTCCCCAAGCTCCTGTGAAAGTGCCGTTTTCTCCGTCTCCAGTATTTGAGTCCGCTCCAGGGCAAGGTCCAGCGCCTGCTTGAAATAATCTCGCTCAGATGCCAGCATATCCTAGAAGCACGTTCAAACAACGAGAACTCGTTAGGTCACGGTTTATTATTTTTCGCGCAGACATGGCTGTTTATGCAGTGCCAAAGTGTTTCCTTCCCCAACAGTAGAATTGAAAATCACATTTACCATTTCAGTGGCTAGAATGTCATCACGCTGATCATCTTCCAGCTAgggcgagagaaaaaaaatgaggtaaAAATAAAAGGAAGCACGGCGGACAAGAGACTATGAATTCAGTTCTGGACGCACTTGTTGAGCAGAGTTCAACCGCTGTTCCTCAAGTTGTAGTTTTAGATCTGTCACGTGGAGCTCCAGCAACTGGACTTTGTCGACGGCCTGGGATTTCTGCTGCATTTCGCTTTGGAGCTTGAGGTCGACTTCGGCTGCCTTCCGCTCCATTGCCACGATTTGTTCGTGGGCTTGCTGGTTTTGCCGGCCGACGGTTTGAAGTTCAACTTCCAGCTCGGCCACTCTTTCAGCTGCCCTAAAACGGTCACCAAGAAAATGAATAGACCGCAAAACTCATGACAGGATCATTAGAACTGCACAAGTACCCGCTCTGGAAAGTCATCAAGTCTTGACATTGGCTCGTGTCATCTGACGACTCGTCGGGAATCTCCCAGTCACCGTCAAAGTCTTCATCTGTTAAAATCCCAAATGATGAGCGTCACTATCAACCTTGCAGTACAAACAATGAACATGCATGACTAAGAGGTTCTTGTCCTTACCTTCAATCTGCTCCATCACAGAGGAGGAATGAAGTTTCCTCTTCCGGCTGACAGACGCAGCAAAGCTACGCTCTGACAGACAGTCTTCGCCGGGAGACGGCTGGGCCAAGCGGAGCATTTTCCCTCCCCACGTAACCCGACGTTTGGGCACCTGAAAAACAATCATCGGAAGGGTCAGGACAGCAATGAAGGGAAGGATTTCCTTATTTTCATTCTTAGTGACCTTTTGTACAGAAGTCAGATTGTTGCTCGTGACCAGAAGCTTGGTGAGGTTTCTTATTCTGTCCTCTTGCTCCACTTGAAGTTGATGTTTTTCCTGGAGAAGTTGACAGAGCACCTCTTTCTCGGTTGCCGTGGTCTGTGTGATGGAGGAAACCTGCAGCGTGGGAGTCATTTGGTCAATACGGAAAAGGATTCGGATATGCCATCCGTGGAGAATGagtaataaaatttaaaaaaaaaaaaacgtcatgcCTCCTGAAGTCGTCTCTTGAGGTCGACGATTTCGGTGCGATATCTTCTGAGAAGCGCACCGTCATCTGAAACTTCGGTGACATGTggatcatttttcattttctttgcagtGCTGGCAAACTGTAGAATGAAAACATACAAAGATCATTTCAACactgatgtaaaaaaataactaaagcGTTTCAGTTCTTAGTCCAACATGTTTATGGATATCACACACTCCTGAAAAATGATTTAGGAACATCTTGTTGGAGGTATGTAATTGCATTTAAAGCAAATGTAAAAGGGTCAAATATCttcagctggaaaaaaaaagtagatgtTTGTGGTTGGATGTAACCATTGTTTAAATTGACATTTTCCAAAAACATACCAATTGAAAGCTTACTATCATTGCCTGCAAATTGAAAGGTCTCGCAAAAATAACATTGTAGCGTTTTGAATGACATCACTGGCGTGAACCTGCAGAGTGCGGAGCGTCTCGTCGAGCGTCGCAGTGGTGATTGTGCACAAGATGACCGTTTTGGCGTTCCCGCCCAGGGAGTTCTGAAGAATCCGCGTTAACTTGCTGTCTCTGTAGTTGATGAAACTTCTGGAAACACTGCCAAGTGAACAATGATTCAGCATTTTAGGACAGAATCCAGAACATCTTCCCATTTGACATACCTTTGGCTTTCTTCACTGAGCTTCTTGATCACTTGGCCAAGTGTGAAAAGGCTGCGATTGATATTGCAGCCTTCCTTCAAGCGTGTACCTAACAAGTGGATTCATGTCAAGTCGACAGATAATTAAAGCAAGTGCGCAAAAGTCGAGTGCTTTACCTTCGGCCCCTGTTTGGCTTGCTCTTTCCGATCCGGCCAAGTCGACTAAATTCTGAGAcagggaggggaaaagaaaatagAAGGATCAAATTACAatctaatttaatttatttatcatgcactttaaagttaacAGCCACTGTTGACAGGGTTGTAATAGAGGAATAAAATGGACTagaatatctatatatatctataataTATCtacatctatatatatatatatataatatatctatatatctatatctacctatctacctatctacctatctatctatatgCCGACTTACCAAATGGGAAACGATGATGGCGCCGTCGGCATTTTCCCCTGGTCCCAGGTCACTTCTTTGACGACTCTCAAGGATCTAAAGCACAGTAGAGCATTGGTTATTGATTAATTGAATAGTCCTTTGTTAAAAATACAACCATAGACTATTTTTCAACTCATTCATTTTCACGTGAACTGGAATAGTTGCTTACCATTCGAAAGACGGTGTGTGAGCGGCTGCTGCGCTCGTTCATTTCCGTCTTTCCGTAGTGACGGTTTTCTGCAGGGTCAAATACACAATGAATGAATCGGTATATCCGGATGAGACAATCCCTCAGACTTACTTTCTCCTTTGCGAATCCAAGCCAGTGCTTGCGCAGAGGAGGTCACCAGTTCCTCAGTCAGGTCAGCAACATAGATGGTTTTCTGCACAGTGTCGATAAGAAATAGGAAGATTCAAAATTACAAATGAAAAGCTAACAACTGTCTCGGGATTGTTGCCTTCATCGATGGGACGGTCTCGGAATCCGATAAAAAATATAGCAAAATGCATGTAAAGGATTATGTTGTACCTTTTGGaccttgaaaataaatacattttaaagctTTGCTCTTTACCACCTGGTACCAGCAGAAAATGACACGATCAGCGCCCAATTTCCAAGAATACGATATCATTGAGTGTCACAAAGGTGACATGTAAAACAAATAAAGGACAACTTACATTTAAACTCTCTCGGACTTCCAGAGGTTTTCTTTTCCAGCTATCTACTAGCAAATCAGACACGGTTTCGTTGTATATCTCCATGTATGAGACCCTGAGAAGAAACTCCTTCTCTGGACACTGTAGAACAAACAGAACATTGTTGATAAAATgatattgacaaaaaaaacaaaaaaaaccatgaaATAAATCTACAAAATGTTGGACCTTTTTAATGGTTTCAAAGACACCATCAATAGCGAGTGGTATGACACCGGGAACATGGTCACTCCCCATCATTGTGAATGTCTTTCCAGAGGATGTCTGACCGTAAGCAAAGATGGttcctgtttcaagcaaaaAAGGTGACGACTCACACGTGCACAAGAACATGTCAAAGTttcttgtcaatttcttcacatgccaagacacgcaAAGAAATCCAAatgacgttcccactatcccatggtgacaagacatagtaccgtaattttcggactataagtcgcgtttttttttcatagtttgggtgggggggcgacttatactcaggagcgacttatatacatatatatgacttatactccggtgcgacttatagtcagaaaattacggtacacaatgtacatacaagtaaacaacacaaaaaaaataaaaacaaaaaggcataTATCTATGTGTATATATCTAACTTGAAGGTGCAAACACTAACCGTTGTATCCTTGCACAGTTGAAACAACCAACGGCTTTGCGATTTCTTGGTACAGCTGATTGGTTGTTTCTTCGGGAGTGAACACTCGGTCTGCGTACAAAAGATTCTGACTGTAGATTTCAAAACAGCATACAAAGTACATTGTTTTGCGGAAAAGCCATACCAAAACTGAAACTCTTTGTTGCGCTCCCATCATCAATCTGATGAATGGATTTCGTATCCGATTTCCAGAAAACTTCAACAGGCGTCGCCTTTTCAGATGGAACACCTTCTTCTCTGTAGCAAGGAAACATTGAAGAATGTTGTTTCGTGGAATTTTCATGACTTTGCGTAACATCAAAGCCAAAATAACGCTCGCAAAAGAGttgataaatgttttttttttttaagggaggggaggtggttaggtggcagcCATGTTGACATtagctatctggattctcgtgggccgattcaggatgggggaactgcagctcaacctcctcgaagacactgccaggacaattgagggctccttcggcaaatggacatttgattttcatattgtattatttgtgccctctctgcgtccatttcaacctggtgatcctgaaagggggatccttccatctgtggtcccttccttctcaaggtttctcattgttttgagttttcccttgcccttttgggagcttaagatcaggggatgctttgagaagaattgtccatttttgtctttgtgaagaagccctttgagactgcttgtgatttagggctatacaaataaacttgacttgacttcaaGCCATTCACGGAAAAATAACTCTCGCAAAAGAGTTgatacatgtttttatttgaaatatgtAGTCTACCGCTGTGTTGAACGTAAGCGTCGACGTTATTTTTATCAGCTTAGTCTATCAAATGAGCATTTTTGCGGAACAAGTTACACGAACGCTGATAACTCACCTTTTAATAATCGGACGCACTCGAACACAAACTTTAACGGCGGACTCCTCAGCCATTTTGTTGCTTTGTAGCTCTCCGAAAGGAAAATTTCTTGCCAACTTTCCTTCCGCGACGCATCTGATTTGGGTCGCTTAAAAATTCAAATGTCTTCTTCTTTTAAATAAGGGAGGTTTACAGCGCGTAGACACACTATCGCCGTCTGCTGGTAAGAAGTGTGTATCGCActcttccatccattttctttaccgCTGATACATTTCGCAATAAATCAAGGAGAAATTCACGTACTATTGTGATAGTGACGGATGAACATATGCATTTCATAAATATGTGCTTCCATATTTCCGCATTATCAGAAGCCGGTGTGGATAGACGAGAGAACAGTGACCCCACGTGGACAACAATTATACTGCAACTTCATCTCTACGCTGTAGCTGCATATTTGCACTGCACACACTTGTTTAAAAAACGGTATGAATTAATATGAtttgaaagcatttttaatttgaacttCTTCAAAATAGAATCATTCCAATTTATTTCCTTGTGTTACAGCAGTGGGCAGCCATCCAGTCAGTCTCATTCAATATGTGTAAATAATAGACATGGATGATTGTAAATTCTGAACATAATTCCTATTCACATAAATTAGGATAAATGCATCAACTTTTAACATAGAAAATAACAGCTTAAGACCATAAATACAAATTTAAGTTACAAACAACCATGGAAGAGGCGATAGAAATGTTTGATGTGAATTGAGCTTTAGAATATTAATAAGAGTggttgaaaaatgatgacaGTGGTGCACACGTTTTATCGAAATCAAATGTTCAAGTCCACAACGGAGCTTAGACAGcgtaaagaaagaaagaaaagctttGTCACGTTGTAATGTGACAATCCAGATTGAGTGGCTAGTCCTCTCCTTCCAGTTTTCGCGTGACACATTTGATGCGAATATTTTCTCGAAGGTTGCGCAGACGTGCGCTGCGACTGGTGATTTCCTCCACGTAGGGTTTGGGGAACCAGCCCCGTTCCCCGTCAGACAGCCGGATGCCTTCCACCCAACCTGGACCAAAGATCAACATGGGTTCTTCTGGTGTGTTCCTCCCTCGTAGCGAAAACAAATCAAAGCTTttttctcaccgtcatttgtGATGGTCTTGGCATGGAGAATGTCGGCTTTCTCCAGAGTTAACTCATCATGTTCTTGTGCCTGATAGCTTCTAATGCACTGGACCTGAGATATGTCTGGAATGAGAAGATAAGGGAATGCGACAATTCAAATGGTTTTGCGTCGCTACGGCTGTGCAGTAGGCCTGAACGattcattcataaataaaaataaatcggaTAGTTTCTTGCAATacaaattaaatcagaaaaagagaaaaaaataattgcaaattCACGATactgagatggatggatggatggatggatggatggatggatggatggatggatggatggatagatggatagatggatagatggatagatggatagatagatagatagatagatagatagatagatagatagatagatagatagatagatagatagatagatagatagatagatagatagatagatagatagatagatagatagatagatagatagatagatagatagatagatagatagatagatagatggatagatagatggatggatagatggatagatggatagatggatagatagatagatagatagatagatagatagatagatggatagatagatagatagataattcTTTacttgtcattgtaacatgtacaacgaaatttgaAATGAATTTTCAAAACGGTTCTACCCTGCTGTGTCCTCACCATCGTTTTCGCTGGCTTGCTCGATGTCTTCCAGAGGATCGGATGGAAACATGGCTGCGATCCATCGCTGCTTCCCGCTCCTTGTTGCGCATAAAATCGAGACAATTTAGAGGCGAGTTTGGACGAAACGTGTCGACTTCGGACTTGGGTACGCACTCAGAGTTTGATTTGAGCAAAATCTGATGTTTGAGCTGCTGTCCTTCGCACAACTGAAGATGGAAGATGAAACCTGTGATGCCGTGCAGCTTCTGACTCAAATCCTTCACTTTCAGCTCTCCTATCTTGGCGTGGACAAACACCAAGAACTTCCATGTGCTGCAACACAACCACAtatagagtttttttttttccatgttgaaATTAAAATCATCAGACATTTTCTACAGTGCTTCTTGTGGCTCGCAGGTGAGCAAGAGCCCATCTCACTCAACGTATCTCTTCAATGTATTTCTAAAAGTTCAAACATATATTTGAATTTCATTCGGAATAAATGACGATGACCTACTCTTTCCTCCGAGACAGTAGGAGGCAGTCATTGAAGAGGTGCAAATAAACAGGCTTGGTGGGCAGCTTGAGTTTGGATCCAGAAATACTCATAGTCTGTGTGTCCACTTCCAGAAGTTCACCGTGCTTCACCAACCAGCGAGACTGAGAAATCAGAGGAAAGatctagaaagaaagaaatggtcGTCACAAACGATTTGGACTAATGACAAAGTATGTGCATTGCATTTGTTACACAAGCGTTGATTCAGCAAATTTGTGATTGGGAGCAATGGCGGAGTAAGAAGGGGGCCCGTAGGGGCACTGCCCCACCTGAAATATGCTTGAACATAATAaatgaaagaaataaaatgaagggAGATGTAGCAATCAACAGACTTCTCACCTTGCCCTCAAACTGAATTTTCTTATTGAGGTGGATGAGTTCCTCCATCCTCTTCATGGACTGCACGCTGGAGTTGCACTCCTTAATGATCTAAGACGAGACAGAAATGAAAGTTGGGCTTTTCCACAAGTCTTTTGAGAATGCTAGCAAGTACCTTTTTGAGCTCATTGAATGCCTTTGTTGCAGTGTCCTCATCTCTGGAGCCTGGTGTGGTCCTCTTTAAGATGTTCTACAAACATTTGGACATTCTTTTCAACACGTCAACATTTCATGCGGGCAGTGGAAATTCCTAATTTTGTTCCGCTTTTATTTCAGCGTGATTGGCTTTCAAGTGTAAATATAAAGTGGACTACCTCCACCAGCATTTTAAGGCGAGTGATTCTCTGGAATGGGAGGATTAGAAAGGAGGTCAGAGGTAGTCTCTGGCAAACGCTGTCCTCCTCCAGACGGGCCAAAGTGGAAGGAAAGCGAGCTTTCTCCTGCCTGACAACACAAGAGATCATTTTTATAGGAGTTCAAGTGCTTTTTAAATTTCACATGACTTCATACTATTAAGAACAATATGAAATATTATCTTTttgattctaaaaaaaaagtcaccgtGATGACTCTGGGCCCATGTTAAGCATCAAAGGAACATTTCTGCACTTGAGAAATTCTTCAGCTCACTACAAGTTAAGTCACGCCCAACACAACCACCCATGTCGACGagaaaatataccgtttttttccatgtataatgcgcccccatgtataacacgcaccctaaaaatggctggaaaaaagcctgtacccatgtataatacgcacccaaaatttgactcctacttaagtccgtaaacgtaaaatgatttcaggaaaaagatcatctttgggaacaaccgcatgttattctgccggtcagtatcactgcgcatgcgctagcaaactcgatagcgaagaaatttttcggatttgtgtagggtacattgtcacagcaaacgagcaggtgatcgagcaagcagagcattgtgttcgaagtgaacagcagagaagaaagcgcacctgtaatggcggcctccgtatcatatccggataaaaatctttttttttttgtacccatccatgtataatgcgcaccccagattttaggacaataaattaaattttgcgcattatacatggaaaaaaacggtatttagcgCCATGACATGAGATATTTTTCTCTTGCTCAGACCAATCAGTAAATTCCCATGGTTGCCTTGAGACACGGCCACCAGGGGCAGTATCATAGATTGATTTCGATAACATCACCACGAAACAAGAACGAGAGGCGATAACTTTGGGAACGAAACAAAAAGCTCTACTCACAGGAGACGCTGATAGGTTTGCTCTTGGTAAGCCTGGTTGGTTACATAAGGTAAGTAGACCCTGCGCAAAGCCGGGCAGTGATCCAGAACGATGTCACACACGTCGAAACGCAGTATATCTTCCTCCAACCTGTGCTCCAGGTCCTGAAGGAACCTGGCGGAAACGGAGAGCGTTGGATACACCCTCGAGATGAACGTGTTGGACGACACGTTTGTGACTTCACCTCTCACTGACATCTTTGACTTCGGCCAGCTTGGAAAAGAGCCACTGCTTGTCCTGAGCTCCGAGACATTCGGAGAGTTCCTGTGACAGCATGAAGTGATCCACAGCGATGCTCAAACTTCGGATGTACGACGCCTCGGATGTCACCAGTTCAAACTTGGCCTAAAGGGAGGAGAAGTGGGGCTCTTAGCTCTGAGCAGGACAAAAGTTCATGAGCAAAAACAACCTCCTGTAATTTTCTCTGCTCATTGCTGAAGTTGTCCAGCTGACCACTGGAGCGCACGTCCGGGATGTCCTGCCACAGGGCAAAAGCAGAACCCCGCGAGGAGCAAAAGGAGCCGGACGGAGACAGACTGGACGGAGAAGGGGTCCCATCGGAACCTTCGTCTCTGAGGCCGTCTTCGTCCGTGCCCGGCTCCTTGCCTTGTTGCCTTTGGATTTCTCTATTAATGGCAACGTCGCTGTATTCTTGATACAGGATGGCTACGGGaaatagaaaaacatttttgggcTAGCTATTGAAGAAATGCAGGAGAGCAAGAGTTGGGACAGAAGTTCACTTACAACTCGGCAAGAACCTTGATAAGCGATTGGAGCAAGACACAACGGGCGGCGTGCACAAGTCTTCCTCGGTGGATCGCTTTCGCATTCTGTCGACAGCGATATTAGAGAACATCAATACtgttattattaccgtttttttccatgtataatgcgcaaaatttagctaatttattgtcctaaaatctgggtgcgtattatacatgggtacaggcttttttccagcatcaacatgccatttttagggtgcgtattatacatgggggcgcattatacacggaaaaaaacggtatttgattatttattattattatgttactATTATTTCTTGGGTGGTCTTTCTATAAGATGAAGACTTAAAGGGAGAGTGTTCAATTTCCATAAAAATCACTTTGTCGTAAAAGTGATGGCCTGACCTGAGTCAGCTGAGCCGATTCAGAATGATTGAATTTATTCGACATTccacaaaataaaacttcaaaccAAAAACATTTATCCAAAATCCAGGCGGCCAACAAACGTCTGGAAACGTGTTCTCTCGTTAAAGACATATTGCACAATATGCTGCAGTGATGATTCATATTTCTGCTCAGAAATGTTATGACAGACAACAGGAACATATTCATATTAAAATATGACCATTTTATATTCACCCAAGTTTGCTGCTCCACCAATGCGTTGGCATTCCATTGTCAGTGCTGGGCAGTGGCGGCGGTACAGGTCCTACAGGACTGTGGGGGGCGCTATCATTGTAGGAGCCCCGTGGTTTTGCATTGGACTTATCTAGAAGTAGTGCAGATGTATTAAGATGACTGCTACTAAAACATTATTCATACATCTGGCACTGTATatattatccccccccccccccccaaaaaaaaataatataccgtaattttcggactataagtcgcaccggagtataagtcgcaccagccataaaatgccccaaaaagtgaaaaaaaacatatatatgtatataagtcgcccccccacccaaactatgaaaaaaccccgcaacttatagtccaaaaattacggtatatctgTATAAATTATATTATCCAAAAATTAACCAAAATATTGCTTTGTCATTTTGGTGTTCCCCAAAAAAATGACAACGTGCAAAAACAAGTttaataatgaattattatataaattattCTATTTCCTCATTTTAGCTACGATCTCTTGAGTCTAATTGACGATGATTAGTTGAATTAAAATGTCACGCCATCCTTGAGAAGGTTACTATGACTCACAATCCGGGTTCAAACTCTGTCGGTCCTTGGAGGCGACCCGGGCTGACAGTGACTTTCCCAGCTTCAAGGTGAAGGAATTCTTCTTTTGGGACAGCTGGAGTCTGGAAATCAATTCGGAAGCCGAGAAGCGGCGCCGCTCGTGGTCCGCTTGGCGACCGCGTGGCACACTGCTACCCGCCATTGCCGTGTCCTGACTATCTTCTCTCACGCCTGGAAGTGAATCCTGGAGAATATCATCCGGACTGAGGTTACGCAGGTCCGGAGTGGCTTCGGTGGACGAAGGG
This region of Syngnathus typhle isolate RoL2023-S1 ecotype Sweden linkage group LG2, RoL_Styp_1.0, whole genome shotgun sequence genomic DNA includes:
- the arhgef19 gene encoding rho guanine nucleotide exchange factor 19 isoform X3, whose product is MLPGYGFSPFPDFHHPALRCSDDGPTMWLPGKSSAALISDPHHDDDESLPHRKHVAVCQQETLTFIDLQPSVKAQLNGCGGSPGSTYAQPLDSFRHSGQLIDWAKSYLGKVDEQLTSNSCPTKIKWQNSHKTCLLEHSDGAASGCHPHHIPLSLPLAFPLSPLYTNRDSWDSQIPCSPSPPEGPDFHNLDSYQAQRRTSQGSLKEKSIRRKMQVYSPDSLSDDSLSSPVLDGDFLFPVTFTSFLEEDLCGQSSQDTNTSPSSTEATPDLRNLSPDDILQDSLPGVREDSQDTAMAGSSVPRGRQADHERRRFSASELISRLQLSQKKNSFTLKLGKSLSARVASKDRQSLNPDYKSNAKPRGSYNDSAPHSPVGPVPPPLPSTDNGMPTHWWSSKLGMRKRSTEEDLCTPPVVSCSNRLSRFLPSSILYQEYSDVAINREIQRQQGKEPGTDEDGLRDEGSDGTPSPSSLSPSGSFCSSRGSAFALWQDIPDVRSSGQLDNFSNEQRKLQEAKFELVTSEASYIRSLSIAVDHFMLSQELSECLGAQDKQWLFSKLAEVKDVSERFLQDLEHRLEEDILRFDVCDIVLDHCPALRRVYLPYVTNQAYQEQTYQRLLQEKARFPSTLARLEEDSVCQRLPLTSFLILPFQRITRLKMLVENILKRTTPGSRDEDTATKAFNELKKIIKECNSSVQSMKRMEELIHLNKKIQFEGKIFPLISQSRWLVKHGELLEVDTQTMSISGSKLKLPTKPVYLHLFNDCLLLSRRKDTWKFLVFVHAKIGELKVKDLSQKLHGITGFIFHLQLCEGQQLKHQILLKSNSESGKQRWIAAMFPSDPLEDIEQASENDDISQVQCIRSYQAQEHDELTLEKADILHAKTITNDGWVEGIRLSDGERGWFPKPYVEEITSRSARLRNLRENIRIKCVTRKLEGED
- the arhgef19 gene encoding rho guanine nucleotide exchange factor 19 isoform X1, yielding MHQGGVAHRGRSVVLMLPGYGFSPFPDFHHPALRCSDDGPTMWLPGKSSAALISDPHHDDDESLPHRKHVAVCQQETLTFIDLQPSVKAQLNGCGGSPGSTYAQPLDSFRHSGQLIDWAKSYLGKVDEQLTSNSCPTKIKWQNSHKTCLLEHSDGAASGCHPHHIPLSLPLAFPLSPLYTNRDSWDSQIPCSPSPPEGPDFHNLDSYQAQRRTSQGSLKEKSIRRKMQVYSPDSLSDDSLSSPVLDGDFLFPVTFTSFLEEDLCGQSSQDTNTSPSSTEATPDLRNLSPDDILQDSLPGVREDSQDTAMAGSSVPRGRQADHERRRFSASELISRLQLSQKKNSFTLKLGKSLSARVASKDRQSLNPDYKSNAKPRGSYNDSAPHSPVGPVPPPLPSTDNGMPTHWWSSKLGMRKRSTEEDLCTPPVVSCSNRLSRFLPSSILYQEYSDVAINREIQRQQGKEPGTDEDGLRDEGSDGTPSPSSLSPSGSFCSSRGSAFALWQDIPDVRSSGQLDNFSNEQRKLQEAKFELVTSEASYIRSLSIAVDHFMLSQELSECLGAQDKQWLFSKLAEVKDVSERFLQDLEHRLEEDILRFDVCDIVLDHCPALRRVYLPYVTNQAYQEQTYQRLLQEKARFPSTLARLEEDSVCQRLPLTSFLILPFQRITRLKMLVENILKRTTPGSRDEDTATKAFNELKKIIKECNSSVQSMKRMEELIHLNKKIQFEGKIFPLISQSRWLVKHGELLEVDTQTMSISGSKLKLPTKPVYLHLFNDCLLLSRRKDTWKFLVFVHAKIGELKVKDLSQKLHGITGFIFHLQLCEGQQLKHQILLKSNSESGKQRWIAAMFPSDPLEDIEQASENDDISQVQCIRSYQAQEHDELTLEKADILHAKTITNDGWVEGIRLSDGERGWFPKPYVEEITSRSARLRNLRENIRIKCVTRKLEGED